GGCCACTGCCGTCGCCCCCGAAATGGAGCTGTCAATGCTTGCTTGTTGAATAGACGCGGCGCCGACTATCCGATTGGTGCCGTTCACCAGTGCAATTGGTGCCGCCGTGGATTCCATGCCTTGGATGTTGACGGTTCTGCTGCAGGGAGTCAGTCACACGACCTCGAATATGAGGTGGTTGGAAGTGCTTGGCCGCGACTCCACTACACAAGTACAAATACATGTGTTATTTGACGCCCTGCTTGCCTGGCTTCTTTTAACTTGCATCTTGCgttcctaaaaaataaataaaaaattgAACCAAATAAAGCATGAAATGGCTGGTACGGGCTAGGGGAAACGGCCATTATCCACgttgctcgtcgtcggcttgATCGTGTCCGAGGCGTTGACAAGTTGGCCTTGGAATCTTCacactactactagtacatatCGAGGGCTGGCGGCGCCTCAACCCCACTTTTTGGCGAGTGTGGGACCCTGGTTTGCCTTTTCAATGGTACGCGGGACCgattgaccagacttgacttggccatggcctcggggTATCATTTTTTTTGTCAATTCAACGTTGGTTTTTGCCAGCCGTCTCGTCGACGCTACTTCGTACACCCCATTTATCTCGTGAGTTTCttgggtggcggcggcagcagcagcagcagcagcagagaaGACAACAAACGACGACGGCTGTTTGGCTTGTACACATTGACTCCGTACTCTCTGTCTGGTTGTCTGTCTATTCTCTGCCCACCGCCCATCGCCACGGCTGGCACATGTCCCTTCTGTGGAACAATTAAATTCCCACCAGACGCTTCAAGGCTCTTTCTTGCCTGTCCGCCCAAAGGCCACACGCCCTGCCTTTGGGCCTGGCGGCATCCTCTGTCTCACGCAGtcgcccttcaatgttcgcgCTGCCGCCTGCCCGCCTGATGTCGCAGTGACACGTCTTTGTTCCGTTACACCTCGACTCGACTTGAACGACCACAAAGGACCCGGAAAGACTTGACGCAGGGCTGGGGGACGTGACAAGCAGCCCCCTTGTGTGTCAGTTTGCTGCCATCCAACATCCCGCCAGCCTGAACTGCCGTTTCTCCCGAAAAGTGACAATCGACTTGTGGCGAAACCATAGGCCGCCACGCAAACATTTCAAGAACCACGAGCCAGAACCGGCCAAAGCAACACCCGCCATGGTCCAGAACCATGTCCAGCATCCGCGGCCCGCGTCAAGTAAGTCGAGTTGAGTCTGGTCGAGTCTCATTGAATTGCTCATAGTCTTGCCTTTGCATCTTCAGATCCTCCTTGCCCGACCCCAATGCTCGTTTGCTGCTTCTGCCCACGCGCTTGACCACTGGCTCCGCACTGTGGCGTCTGCCTCACCAGCACACTCACACCACggctcaacattgaactttgCAGTACTctgctcaagtgctctcaTCACAGACATCCCTGGACGCTCACCCCAGCTTCATCGCGCCGAGTTTGGCCCGTTCCATCTGCTCGCCCTGCCGTGTCGTGCCGTGTCGCGTCACTTCGCCGCACCAGACCGCAGATCTAATTCCCAAAAGCTACCTTGCcaacctcgtcgccctcgtggCTTTATATCTTGtcctgctctgctctgctctgcccTGCCCTCTCTTACACTGTTCCCTCTGCGAGTGCAATCACGAGATCAGCCAACTGCTGGCCTCGCCACGTTGAACAGTCAACTGGCCATCTCGCGGCGCAATTGACCTCCTTGCTTCGGCGAGCCGCAACAAGTGCTCCATTTCTTAAACGTcactcttgagtcttgaccaTCGCCGGCGTTGTTGTTTTCCAATCTTCTGCAGCAGACTGTCGGCACTCGAAACGAGCATCAACATACCAGTGGTCTTCTTTGAGCATAACTAAGCGGCAGCgagttggagaagacggcTGTTCCTGCTTTTCATGTATTATAGTCGGGTTCTAAATTTGCTGCTTTGACTTGGCTAGTTTGGCCGCCACAGCTCACAGGCGCCTTCTTAGCCGCCCTCGTTTCGTTGTCTTGCTCTCTGCCTTGAGCTACAATCACCGTCTTTGACGTCTTCACTaatcctcttcttcttgcacTGGTCTCTCACCACGCTCTGTCTTGAATGCCGCTTTGGGCACCGGCTGACTGacttttgatttttttttttcaccgAATATAGAGCGCGAGGACACCACATCGTCTCCTGCGCTGTCGcaagacaaagacaaggacGGACGCATCGCAGCTCCACAGCCCGAATCAGTTCCCGCTGAATTGACAAAGCCCTCAGCCATGATCTTCTCCGACTTTTACAGAAGTCCACGTTCACCACTATCCAAGCTTCGCTTGCACCATCCGCAGCTACCAGCTCAGCTGCCCACCGCAGCACCTGAATGGCGAGCCGATGAGTATGCCGATCTTCTGAGCAAAGACAAAACCAAGCAAAAGGAGGCCGTGAAGCGCTACTTGACTGATAAGGTCCGCAGCGACTGGACCTTTGCTTGGCCGCCTGTCGTTTCAAACGAAAATGTTGCGTCATCGAGGCCCGAAGGCCCAGGAGCTTCTGTCGAGCTCCCAAATCAGGCCAACTCCTCGAAGAAACGGGGAGGGGCTCAGGCTCCTACGAGCAAAGAAGATGGAtatcgaggaggagaaggcaCTGAGCTAGATGAACCAGAGTCCGATACTGGAGATGACAATGCcatcgtcgatgacgacaacgacgacgccgagtCTGTATACAGCGTAATGTCAGAAGATGCGATACATTATCGTCCTCGGACCGAATGGACGTCGGATCTGTCCGACGATGAGGATATGCCACCCAAGCCCTCACCGTTTCGCTTTGATAACCCCGACTCTATCCAATCCGCCATTCAGGACATTGTGCGTGCAAGGAAGGCTCGCAGGCGGCGTGCTCTGCGGGAAGAGATTGCTTGGAACGAGGGACTCGCCTGTTTTGAAGCAAGGCGGAATGCTTGGACCGGCGCCAAGACGGTCCGTGTTCGAAGTAAGCCTGTAACCACACCTCCAGCATCGCCGCGATCACCAAGGCGATTTTTCTTTCGTCGCTCCATGTCCGGATCGCCACCCAATCCGGCGGTGGCTGTTCTCTCCCAGCACGGAGAATGCTGTGGTGCGGTATCCGACTCGTCATCCGCCTCAAAGGACGCTGAAAAGGACTTGAAAAAACATCAAAGCACCGACTCGACCGTATCGGACTCTACCAGAATTCAGACTTACCCTATTGAAACACTGCTGCCAGTTGGACAGCCTCTTCTTCCGCCTACAAACCCTCTGCGAGCTTCAATCTCGCCGGCGGTTTATTTGAGCCTCTATGACAAGGTGATATTGCACAATCTGCAGCCGGCATGCCCCATCAACTTGTCAGATATGTTGCGATCTTGCGTTGCCGGATGGAAACGAGATGGCGAGTGGCCTCCGCGATGCTCGGCGCCCGATCCGATGCCAGCGACtcgaaagaaaaaaaaggcagcgCCAGCCTCTGCCACTGACAATACTGGAAATGTGACGAGACGCATGAGTTTCGGCCTCTTGGGTCGCGacaaggatgatgaaggcggTGCTGGCAAAGGTATTCGCCGTAGTCTGCAAAGAGCGCTTGGAATTGGTGTCATGGCCGGCATGGGAGATGCCTGAGTGCACCTTCAGAATCACACAGACTTACGATATTATGGGAGAAGAAATGTGTGACGAACTCAGTTGCAGGAGGAACTGGTGGGACCCGGCGTTTCTTATGACGCATGGACATTGGCGTTTTGCATTTACTATTTCATGTTGGCTTGGCGCAGGACGGGCATACGTATTTCCCATTCGCAATATACCCTTGCATGGAAATTGGGGCTTCAGGGGTTCGTGACAAACTGTCGATCATTTAAAGACGTACATACAGATAATAATAGGCCAATTCACTGTACCATGACAACCTTGTTCTTTTAATTCAACACGGCTGTTGGGGCTGGACATTGATCAATATACACGAGAAAGGTGCTACGACAAACCGAATATTTCCAGTTTTGCGTGACGATGTCGCTTCGTAAGTGTTGAATACCTAGAGACCTACGGTAGTACATAAATAGGCTTAATTTGTTTAGTCGTGCAGCGCCAAGTCAAACCGTGACGTGCCAAATaatgccaagaagaagaaaatgagacgtaaaaaaaaaaaagaaaaaaaaacttagaATAGTTTTTCCCTTGGCTCACGTATCAAGAATCGCGCCACATCAGCCAAATCCATCAACAACTCCTTGGCATACTCGGCCCAGCTGTCCACCGTGACAATCTCCAATATCATACTGTCCCCATCAATGAAAGCCTGAATCTTCCACTCCCGCAACGGCTCCTCATGCGGATACACTGTTTCCATGCGACTGCTTACCTTTGCAAACGGTAACCTTTCAACATGCGCTACGTCTTGGTGGACGACGGAATCGAACCAGTCTGGCGTCGCGTCGGGCCAGTCGGTGCATTGGTCCCTGATTTCGCTGAGGCCCATGCCTTCGTGGGCCGACGACGCGACGTGTTGGTGCTGGATGTAGGCCAGCAGATCGGACACAGTCCATGATGGATCGAACTTGACGCGTACCGGGACGTATTGCCAGCATGGCCCCgtgacggcatcggcattggGGAAATCAATGTTTCGACCGCTCACCACCTCACCGAATGTGACGTCTCGGAGAGACAAGCGACGACTCAGGCACAGTGCCCAGGCTGCCGTCGGCAAAGTCGCGACAGTGACGTCTCTAGGCCTGGACGATATATCCACCGTGTGCTGGACAGCAAAATGGTTGCTCTTCTGAACGGGGATGTCAGGCTTGAGgatggacatggccgagCCGGCGAGCAGGTCTTTCCAGTACTGCGTGCTTTCAGGAATGTTGCGCCGGAGCACGTGCCCGACATAGGACGAGAAGGAAACAGATTCCTGGACCGGCCTGTTTTCGTAGAGTGCAGAGAGCTGCCTCAGAAGAATGGGGAGACATATCTCGTCGTACTGCGCGTGGGAGAGCCTGAAGACCAGGCAGGACTTGCCGTTGGGGAATTCGACAAGGAACCATTTGACAAAGCTGGAACCGAGTGGCATGTCTGACATGACGTCCGACTGGCACACGTTCCTCGCGTATTCCTCGATGCTGCCGGAATAACTGCTGCCTACGCCGTCGACAACGAATTCTGCTTCTAGAGACTCGAGGACCGCGCCGTAACACTTGCCGTTGTGTTCGATAAACACGGTCCGCAGAATCTCATTGCGAGACACGAGCTCTTCGCACGCATATCTGAGCTGTTGCTTATCAATGGTGTCGTCAAAGTACATGAGCTCGTAGCGAGCAGAATACCGAGGGAGCTGGGTAGTTCCCTTTACGGCTATCTGCTGGAGCGGACGTGTTGGAACAACATTAAGAACATTGGAAGCCTTGTTTTCCAGCCGCGGCCGAACCACAGTTTCGACAAATTCTGATGCGTTGGCGTCTCCCAAGAGAGAAAATGCAGCGGCAACATCCTCACTTGCACTGGTGTCCACGGCCACCTCTTCCATGACACTTGCCATGTCGTATAATGTGCGTTTCTGGAACATTTGCACGACGGTTAGTTTGACCCCTTCTGCGCGGGCTTCCGAGACAAGTTTCATAGCGGCGATGGAGTCACCGCCTAGGAGAAAGAAATTATCATTCAAGCTgatgtcgtcctcgtcgatGTTCAGGACGCGACTCCATAAGCTTCGGAGCTTCCGTTGACGACGAGACGTTGCGGATACTCGCTTCACAGGGGCCTGGGCTCTTGTGCCATTGACGTTCTGGTTTGGGCTCGACTCTATGAATTGAAGGAGGCCGCCGGCCGTGTATTTCGCCAGCTTGCCCGTCTTGTAGAAGTTCGCCGCTGTTATTGGGGCAGAATCACTAACCTCCCTGAGCCAAGACGGTGACGGGATAGATGGCAATTCCAGCACTGTCGACGTTGATACAATAACCTCTCCAATACCGCCCACGGGTAGCAGCTTGTTGACATCCTGGGACTCAACAATGAAGGCTCCTTGGACGCCGCTATATTGGTGTAACTGGGCGTCTTGTGTGTTTGAGGCGACCATGGTCTTCAAAATGTCCACGTCATCGGGGGTGAGGTACTCGAGATCACCGACGCGGCCGGACGTGCCTTGGCAAAGCAGTTGCGCTACCTTCTTGAACTGTCTCAAGGCTCTCTGCATAGTGCCAGAGTCAATCGTTTTAGAATCAAAGCTTGCCATGACGAGGAAACCATCTGGGTCAATGGAGCACACTAGCATGAGAGAATAGGTATTGAATTTGAGAGCCTCCTGGGCTGCCTCGGAATCACCGGCTGGCACCAACCGGTCCGCAGGCAAATCAGcccctgctgctgcatcattCGCGGTACTAGGATGCAGGACCAGACCGGTTTTGAGCTCACACGCCTCGAGGGCATCCGGGCTAAGCCGCCGAATGTGCTGGAGACCAAAGTGCTCGTGGGGAATCTGTTCAATGGTCTGTTCCTGGATAGTCTGAAGGTATTCGACAATGGGCATCTCCCGATCGACTTGTACACGGACCGGAACCGTGGTAATCATTGGGCCCTCAATCTCTTCCGCGCCAACAATGGCGGCGTTCCTGCCGGTCAAGGTCTCACCAAAGACGACGTCTTCGCTGTTGATGTACCGGGAGGCGACAAATGCCCATGCGGCTCGGATGACGGTGGCAACAGTTGCGTTCGAGGCGGGGAGTCTGCCCAAGGAGACGTACTCCTCGAGCAGCGAGTCTGCCTTGGCTTGGTATCCAGTATATGGATGGGAGGGGAACTGGAGGCCATTTGCCCCTTGCAACTGCTGTCTCCAGTATTGCTCGGAATCCTTCTTGTTGGTGCCGCAAAGATACTTGATGAAATGCCTAAACTCGGCTGGCCGCTCGACTGTCTGGCCCATGTACGCCTTGTTGACCCGATCAACGATAAGCGGCATACACCAGCCATCGTATAAGGCATGGTGCATGGTCAACACGAAGCTGGTCTTGCCAGTTTTGCCGTCGTTGATGACCGCATACCGAACAAGAGGCTGTCCGAGATCCATCTCCTCATCTCTATCAGATACGAGATACTCATCCAAATCTGTTCCGGAAAAATAGCTCAGTTTTCCTTTCACGACGACCTGGACGAGACCTCTGCCGGGGACTTGGACAATTCTTGTCCGCAGGATAGGGCAGTCCCCTTGAGCAGCATCAAAGGCCGTGATGAGTTTGGTAGCCGTCTCCGCATCCTCAAGTTCAACGACGCGCTGGGCAATGTAAGCCTCTTTCACCTTGGCCGACAGGGCCATAAGGGCCTCCTGTAAGGGTGTACAGGGATACacgtcgtcaatggcatctgcttcaatgttgcacAACGCAGCTGTTTCCTGCCGGACCGAGCCAACAGCCCAATCCTTGTTAAGGAGCGAGAAAGGAGCTATCTTGTCGGCGTTTGAGTCAGAGAGGGAGATGTCTGTTGCTCTGGATGACATGGTTTCAAGGGTCGGGTTCATAAAGATGTCCGCCACCGTGAGGGACAGTCCGTTCTCTCTTGCTGCGGCCACAAGGCGCATCGCACGGAGAGAGTCTCCCCCCACGCCAAAGAAATTGCTGCCTCTGTTTGCTTTAACGTCGGAGCCAAGGACCTTCTTCCATGCGTCtgccagcttcttctccgtctccgtctGAGGCTCTTGTTCAACCTGAGCCGTGCCGTTCTGGGCTCCGGAAAACTTCTCCCGTGGAATGGACGCCGCGATGGCTCGTAATTTCTTCCTATCCGTCTTCCCAGACACCAGTGTCGGCATTGATTGCAGAGTGAAGAATGCTGTAGGCACCATGTATCTCGGCACCTTTGCGCCCATGTCCTTGTCTACAGTAGATAGGGCAGCAGTCAATTGTTCTGACGGCTCAACCAG
The DNA window shown above is from Metarhizium brunneum chromosome 1, complete sequence and carries:
- the NPS1 gene encoding Nonribosomal peptide synthase 1; its protein translation is MKSFILDALSSLSAFSKRRKQRKKGIAGDASTGIAPLAAPQHAAANPDINAPDKPEPVSDEKKGLGDRDLDQIWNWNRELPPLIQRCMHDIIREVSQRQPHAVAVASWDGTLTYQEIDALSTQLAQQLRRRGVSVGTRIPLCFEKSIWAVVSLLGVMKAGATFSLTDPSQPEARLRTIVDQTEAEIIVTSAAQRELGVKISRNGQVMSVSRDYFDQISSQPEESLPLVPSSSPMYIIFTSGSTGKPKGVVISHENYTSGALPRAEAVGYKSHSRVFDFPSYAFDVSIDCMLCTLAHGGTVCVPSEADRMNDLSGAIRKSKANMVHMTPSVARVLDADIIPSLDVLGLGGEAVSSSDAAAWSQDTSLVIAYGPSECTVGCTINNTLAISRGIGKGVGGTTWITDPEDHNILMGVGEVGELLIEGPVVGIGYLGEPDKTAEVFIENPAWLTAGHGDHGGRKGRLYKTGDLVRYESNNLGSIEFVGRKDQQVKIRGQRVELTEVEHHLQSCLPRGIKIAAEVIKPENSGAPTLVAFIAEPSSGSNETADEFPLVEPSEQLTAALSTVDKDMGAKVPRYMVPTAFFTLQSMPTLVSGKTDRKKLRAIAASIPREKFSGAQNGTAQVEQEPQTETEKKLADAWKKVLGSDVKANRGSNFFGVGGDSLRAMRLVAAARENGLSLTVADIFMNPTLETMSSRATDISLSDSNADKIAPFSLLNKDWAVGSVRQETAALCNIEADAIDDVYPCTPLQEALMALSAKVKEAYIAQRVVELEDAETATKLITAFDAAQGDCPILRTRIVQVPGRGLVQVVVKGKLSYFSGTDLDEYLVSDRDEEMDLGQPLVRYAVINDGKTGKTSFVLTMHHALYDGWCMPLIVDRVNKAYMGQTVERPAEFRHFIKYLCGTNKKDSEQYWRQQLQGANGLQFPSHPYTGYQAKADSLLEEYVSLGRLPASNATVATVIRAAWAFVASRYINSEDVVFGETLTGRNAAIVGAEEIEGPMITTVPVRVQVDREMPIVEYLQTIQEQTIEQIPHEHFGLQHIRRLSPDALEACELKTGLVLHPSTANDAAAGADLPADRLVPAGDSEAAQEALKFNTYSLMLVCSIDPDGFLVMASFDSKTIDSGTMQRALRQFKKVAQLLCQGTSGRVGDLEYLTPDDVDILKTMVASNTQDAQLHQYSGVQGAFIVESQDVNKLLPVGGIGEVIVSTSTVLELPSIPSPSWLREVSDSAPITAANFYKTGKLAKYTAGGLLQFIESSPNQNVNGTRAQAPVKRVSATSRRQRKLRSLWSRVLNIDEDDISLNDNFFLLGGDSIAAMKLVSEARAEGVKLTVVQMFQKRTLYDMASVMEEVAVDTSASEDVAAAFSLLGDANASEFVETVVRPRLENKASNVLNVVPTRPLQQIAVKGTTQLPRYSARYELMYFDDTIDKQQLRYACEELVSRNEILRTVFIEHNGKCYGAVLESLEAEFVVDGVGSSYSGSIEEYARNVCQSDVMSDMPLGSSFVKWFLVEFPNGKSCLVFRLSHAQYDEICLPILLRQLSALYENRPVQESVSFSSYVGHVLRRNIPESTQYWKDLLAGSAMSILKPDIPVQKSNHFAVQHTVDISSRPRDVTVATLPTAAWALCLSRRLSLRDVTFGEVVSGRNIDFPNADAVTGPCWQYVPVRVKFDPSWTVSDLLAYIQHQHVASSAHEGMGLSEIRDQCTDWPDATPDWFDSVVHQDVAHVERLPFAKVSSRMETVYPHEEPLREWKIQAFIDGDSMILEIVTVDSWAEYAKELLMDLADVARFLIREPREKLF